GCGGCGGAGAAGAAGGACCCGAAGGTGGCGAGGTTCGTCAAGGCGTACAAGGACTTCTACAGGCGCGACTTCCCGTACGACCAGGCGCCGCTCTGCTCGGCGTCGTGCTACGACCACGTGTACATGCTGGTCGACGCGATGAAGAGGGCGGGCACGGTGGACGACCCCGTCGCGGTCAAGCGAGAGCTCATGCGCATGGTGCACGACGGGCTGTGGAACATCCGGTTCGACGAGCGCGGCGAGGCGATCTTCAACTTCGACGTCGTCCGGCTCCGGAAGGGCGGCACGATCGAGGTCAGCACGATCAGTCCGAAATAGCCGTTGACCCAGCTCGTCCTCGGTCAGGTCCTGAACGGCGCCATCATCGGCGCGATGTACGGGATCATCGCGCTCGGGATCACGCTCACCTTCGGCATCACCGGCATCGTCAACTTCGCGCTCGGTGAGTTCATGATGATCGGCGCGTACGCGACCTACGCCCTCGCCGAGCGCGGCGGCCTGCCCTACGCGGTCGCGGTGGTGCCCGCCTGTCTCATCGCGGCGGCAGCCGGGTACCTCTCCAACAAGGCGTTCTTCCGGTTCACGCGCAACAACCTCGTCAACGGCCTCCTCGTCTCGATCGGCCTCATCTCGATCTTCGAGAGCGCCTCGATGCTCGTCTGGACGGCGACGCCGCTCGAGATGCACTTCGTCCTGCCCGGCGCGCTGCGCGTCGGGGACATCGGCCTGCCGAAGATGAAGCTCGTCGTGTTCGGCGTCATCATCGTCGTCATCGTCGCGACCTATCTGGGGCTCGCCCGCACCTGGCTCGGGCGCGCCGCGTTCGCGTACGCGCAGAACCCAGAGGCCGCGATGCTCATGGGCGTGCATACGCCGCGGCTCGAGACGGCGGTCATGCTGTACGCGACCGGGCTGGCCGGGCTCGGCGGCGCCCTCTACGCAAGCCTCTACTCGCTCGAGCCCGCGATGGGCGGCGTCTACGTGCTCAAGGGGATGGAGGCCGCGATCCTCGGCGGGATCGGCAGCCTGATGGGCTCGCTGTGGGGCGGGGTCATCCTCGGCGTCATCGAGGCGGTCGGCTCGATCTTCCTGCCGACGGCGTTTCGCGACGCGTACGGCCTCGCGGTCCTCGTCGCCATCCTGCTGTTCCGGCCCTCGGGCCTGTTCGGTGGCGAGTGAGCGCGCGGCTCGCGCTCTGGGGCGCGCTGTTCGCGCTGCCCGTCTTCGTGCGGAGCGACTTCCTCCTGACGATCTTCATCTTCACCTTCATCTACGGCATCCTCGCGGTCACGTTCGACCTGATCTTCGGCTTCACCGGGCAGCTCTCCATGTTCCACCCGGCCGTGTTCGGGGCGTCCGCGTACGCGACGCATCTGCTGGTCGTGCACGTCCGCGTGCCGTTCTGGGCGGCCACGCTGCCCTCGGCGGCGCTCGCGGCGGCGCTCGCGGTGATCGTCGGGAGCGTCTGCTTCAAGTTCCGGCTGAAGGCGTTCTACTTCGCCGTCGTCACGCTGGCGCTCGCGGAGATGATCCGCCTGGTCGTGATGAACTGGAACAGCGTGACGAACGGCACGCTCGGCCTCGTCGTCGCCGGCGCGCCGACCGTCTACTGGCCCGGGCGCGGCGTGGTGCCGGTCAAGGGGCCGGTCGCCTGGTACTACGTGACGCTCGTGTGCCTCGCGCTGACCGTGCTCATCTGCGCGCGCTGCCTGCGCTCCTGGATGGGCCGCTGCTTCGGGGCGATCCGCCTCAACGAGGACCTGGCCCGGACCCTCGGGATCAACGTCTTTCGCTACAAGCTCCTCGCCTTCGCCGTCGGCAACGCGCTCGCGTCGTTCGCCGGCGGCCTCTACGGCTACTACACCGGCTACATCGATCCGGGCCTTTTCGGGATCAACCAGTCGATGGAGGTGATCGCGATGGTCTTGCTGGGCGGCCAGGGCACGCTCGTGGGCCCGATCGTGGGCTCGCTCGTGCTCACCGGGCTGCCGCACGCCATCGATCTCCGGGCGGAGGTGCGCGCCATCGTGTACGGCGCGATCCTCATCTTCACGATCCTGGCGATGCCGCGGGGCATCGTCGGCTCGCTCTCCGTCTGGCGGCGGCGTGTTTCTTGACGTCCGGGCGCTCGCGAAGCGGTTCAGCGGCCTCGCCGCGGTGTCGGACGTTTCCTTCGGGGTCGAGCGCGGCGAGATCCTCGGGATCATCGGCCCCAACGGCTCGGGCAAGACCACGCTCCTCAGCATGATGGCCGGGCTCCTGCCGCCGACCTCGGGCGAGGTGCGCTGGAAGGGCCAGGCGATCCACACGCTCCGCCCCGACGTGATCGCCGCGCGCGGCATCGTCAAGACGTTCCAGGCCCCGCAGGTCTTCGCCGAGCTCTCCGCGTTCGACAACGTCCTGGTGGCCGGACACCTCGCGCGCAAGCGCGAGCTGGGGTGGCGCCGGGCCCTGGAGATCGTCGGCGCCGTACGCGCGACCGGCCGCCGCCTCGCGGATCGGGTGCGCGAGGTGCTCGGGCTCTGCAATCTCACCCCCGCGCTCGGGCACCTCGCCGGGAACCTCTCGTACGGCGAGGAGAAAATGCTGGGCATCGCGATGGCGCTGATGTGCGAGCCCGAGCTGCTGCTGCTCGACGAGCCCGCGTCGGGGCTCGGTCGCGAGGAGGTCCGGAACCTCACGCGCGTCCTCGACAAGGTCCACGCGGGCGGGACGACCCTCTGCATCGTCGATCACAAGATCGGTTTCCTCCGCGGGCTCGCCGGCCGCGTCATCGCGCTCAACCACGGCGAGAAGATCGCCGAGGGGACGCCCGACGCGGTGCTGGAGGACCCGAAGGTCGTCGAGGCCTATCTGGGGCGCGCCGGTGCTTGAGCTCCGCGCCATCAACTGTCACTACGCCAAGGTCCACGTGCTGCACGACGTGAACCTGACCGTGAACGGCGGCGAGGTGGTGTCGATCATCGGACCGAACGCGGCGGGCAAGACCACCATGCTCCGGGTGATCTCCGGCCTCAAGCCGCCCTCCGGCGGCACGCTGCGCTACCTCGGCGAGGACGCGACGGGCCTCCCGGCGTTCGAGCGCGTGCGCCGCGGGCTCGTCCTCGTCCCCGAGGGGCGTCAGATCTTTCCCCGGTTCACGGTGCTCGAGAACCTCCTCATGGGCGCCTACCAGCGCGCCGACCGGGACGCGCTGGGGCCCGACCTCGCGCGGGTGTACGAGCTCTTCCCGCGGCTCCGGGAGCGGCGGGGCCAGCGCGCCGGCTCGCTCTCCGGCGGCGAGCAGCAAATGCTCGCGATCGGGCGGGGGCTCATGGCGCGGCCGCGGTGCCTGCTGCTCGACGAGCCGTCGCTCGGCCTCGCGCCGATCGTCGTGACCGAGATCGCGCGCACGATCCGCGCGCTCGCGGCCGGCGGCCTCACGCTCGTGCTGGTGGAGCAGAATGCGGCCATGGCGCTCGAGCTGGCCGACCGCGCGTACGTGCTCGAGTCCGGGCACGTCTCGCTCGAGGGCAGCGCCGCCGAGCTCCGGCAGACGGACGTGGTGCGCAAGCTCTACCTCGGGGCCTAGCGTGGCGCGGGCATGCTGATCGTCGGCGGCCGGACGCTCAAGAGCGCGCTCGCGGACAAGGTCGAGCGCCTCGGCGACGCGGTCTTCCTCCGCTTCGAGGACGCCGAGGGCCGTGAGGGCGGGACGTGGACCTGGCGCGAGCTTGACCGGCAGGTGAGCCGCGCCGCGAACCTGCTGCGCGCCCGCGGCCTCCGGCACGGGGACAGGTTCAACCTGCACCTCGGGAACTGCCCCGAGTTCCTCGTCTTCTGGCTGGCGGCCGCGAAGACCGGGACCGTCATGGTCCCGACGAACCCGGTCTCGACCGCCGACGAGATGGCGTACATCCTCGCCCACTCCGGGGCGCGGCTCGCCATCACCGAGCCCCGGTACGCGGGCGCGATCGGCGCCGCGCGCGACGGCCTCGCCGGCCCCCTCGACGTCCTCGAGTGCCGGCCGCTCGAGCCGCTGCTGGCCGGGATGAAGGACACGGCGCCCGACGCCCGCCTCACGCCGGGCGACGAGATCTCGATGCAGTACACCTCGGGAACCACGTCCAAGCCCAAGGGGGTCCTGCTCACCCACGCCAACTATCTCTACGGCGGCGAGGCGATGGCGAAGGCGATGCGCGTCCTGCCGACGGATCGCCACCTGATCGTGCTGCCGCTCTTCCACGCGGGCGCCCAGCTCCACGCGTTCGTGCCGATGCTCCTGGTCGGCGGGAGCGTCGCCCTCATGGAGCGCTTCAGCGCCGCCCGGTTCGTGGATCAGGCCATCCGCCACGAGGCGACGCTGGCCTCGCTCTTCGCCGCGCCGATCCGGATGCTGCTCGCCCAGCCGCGGACCGCCGCCGACGGCCGCACGCGGCTCCGCGCGGTCTCGTACGCCCAGAACGTCACGGTGCCCCAGTTCGACGAGTGGCACGAGCAGTTCAAGGCGCCGCTCCAGCAGATCTGGGGGATGACCGAGACGATGTCGCTGCCGCTCATGCAGCCGCTCGATCTCCCGCGCAAGCCCCTGTCCATGGGGATGCCCGTGCTCGGCTACGAGTGCAAGGTGGTCGACGCGCACGGCCGCGAGGTGCCGCCCGGCGTCGTCGGCGAGCTCATCGTGCGCGGCGAGCCCGGCCTGTCGCTGATGAAGGGCTACGAAAAGAACCCGCAGGCGACGGCCGAGACGATCCGCGACGGGTGGCTGTACTCCGGGGACAACGCCTGGCGGGACGAGGACGGCTACTTCTTCTTCGTGGACCGGAAGAAGGACATGATCAAGCGCGCCGGCGAGAACGTCTCGGCCTCGGAGGTCGAGGAGACGCTCCGGCAGCATCCGGCCGTCTTCGACGCCGCCGTCGTCGGGGTGCCCGACCCCATCCGCGACCAGGCGATCAAGGCCTACGTCATCCCGCGGGAGGGTGCCGCGACGACCGCCGACGAGCTGATCGAGTGGTGCCGCGCGCGGCTGTCGTCGTTCAAGGTCCCGGAGCTGGTCGAGTTCCGCGACGCCTTCCCGCGGACCTCCGTCGGCAAGATCCAAAAACATCTCTTCGAGGAGCGCCCATGAGCCCCACGCTGCCGCCCATCCCGACGCACGTCATCGGAAGCCACGGCTTCCCCGGCTGGTTCTGGACCGCGCTCGACAAGGTCAAGGCCGGCGAGTACGGCCAGACCGATGTCCGGGAGACGTTCG
This genomic interval from Candidatus Methylomirabilota bacterium contains the following:
- a CDS encoding AMP-binding protein; translated protein: MLIVGGRTLKSALADKVERLGDAVFLRFEDAEGREGGTWTWRELDRQVSRAANLLRARGLRHGDRFNLHLGNCPEFLVFWLAAAKTGTVMVPTNPVSTADEMAYILAHSGARLAITEPRYAGAIGAARDGLAGPLDVLECRPLEPLLAGMKDTAPDARLTPGDEISMQYTSGTTSKPKGVLLTHANYLYGGEAMAKAMRVLPTDRHLIVLPLFHAGAQLHAFVPMLLVGGSVALMERFSAARFVDQAIRHEATLASLFAAPIRMLLAQPRTAADGRTRLRAVSYAQNVTVPQFDEWHEQFKAPLQQIWGMTETMSLPLMQPLDLPRKPLSMGMPVLGYECKVVDAHGREVPPGVVGELIVRGEPGLSLMKGYEKNPQATAETIRDGWLYSGDNAWRDEDGYFFFVDRKKDMIKRAGENVSASEVEETLRQHPAVFDAAVVGVPDPIRDQAIKAYVIPREGAATTADELIEWCRARLSSFKVPELVEFRDAFPRTSVGKIQKHLFEERP
- a CDS encoding branched-chain amino acid ABC transporter permease; amino-acid sequence: MTQLVLGQVLNGAIIGAMYGIIALGITLTFGITGIVNFALGEFMMIGAYATYALAERGGLPYAVAVVPACLIAAAAGYLSNKAFFRFTRNNLVNGLLVSIGLISIFESASMLVWTATPLEMHFVLPGALRVGDIGLPKMKLVVFGVIIVVIVATYLGLARTWLGRAAFAYAQNPEAAMLMGVHTPRLETAVMLYATGLAGLGGALYASLYSLEPAMGGVYVLKGMEAAILGGIGSLMGSLWGGVILGVIEAVGSIFLPTAFRDAYGLAVLVAILLFRPSGLFGGE
- a CDS encoding ABC transporter ATP-binding protein, giving the protein MLELRAINCHYAKVHVLHDVNLTVNGGEVVSIIGPNAAGKTTMLRVISGLKPPSGGTLRYLGEDATGLPAFERVRRGLVLVPEGRQIFPRFTVLENLLMGAYQRADRDALGPDLARVYELFPRLRERRGQRAGSLSGGEQQMLAIGRGLMARPRCLLLDEPSLGLAPIVVTEIARTIRALAAGGLTLVLVEQNAAMALELADRAYVLESGHVSLEGSAAELRQTDVVRKLYLGA
- a CDS encoding branched-chain amino acid ABC transporter permease, with product MSARLALWGALFALPVFVRSDFLLTIFIFTFIYGILAVTFDLIFGFTGQLSMFHPAVFGASAYATHLLVVHVRVPFWAATLPSAALAAALAVIVGSVCFKFRLKAFYFAVVTLALAEMIRLVVMNWNSVTNGTLGLVVAGAPTVYWPGRGVVPVKGPVAWYYVTLVCLALTVLICARCLRSWMGRCFGAIRLNEDLARTLGINVFRYKLLAFAVGNALASFAGGLYGYYTGYIDPGLFGINQSMEVIAMVLLGGQGTLVGPIVGSLVLTGLPHAIDLRAEVRAIVYGAILIFTILAMPRGIVGSLSVWRRRVS
- a CDS encoding ABC transporter ATP-binding protein translates to MFLDVRALAKRFSGLAAVSDVSFGVERGEILGIIGPNGSGKTTLLSMMAGLLPPTSGEVRWKGQAIHTLRPDVIAARGIVKTFQAPQVFAELSAFDNVLVAGHLARKRELGWRRALEIVGAVRATGRRLADRVREVLGLCNLTPALGHLAGNLSYGEEKMLGIAMALMCEPELLLLDEPASGLGREEVRNLTRVLDKVHAGGTTLCIVDHKIGFLRGLAGRVIALNHGEKIAEGTPDAVLEDPKVVEAYLGRAGA